In the Bacteroidota bacterium genome, one interval contains:
- a CDS encoding EF-hand domain-containing protein, which translates to MKNTFKISALVLAMTFFANYTNAQQQGRGRQMISFSTLDANKDGKVTESEFNTARENQMEKTNGRGMRIQNISFADIDIDSNNEVSQEEFSKFSPNRQGRGQGRNQGRRNGRGNGQGNGQGRQNAMAQNQPSFESYDIDKDGFVSE; encoded by the coding sequence ATGAAAAATACATTCAAAATTTCGGCATTGGTTTTAGCTATGACTTTCTTCGCAAACTACACAAATGCACAACAGCAGGGTAGGGGCAGACAAATGATTAGCTTCTCAACACTTGATGCAAACAAAGACGGAAAAGTAACCGAATCAGAATTCAACACCGCCAGAGAAAATCAAATGGAGAAAACTAACGGACGCGGTATGAGAATACAGAATATTTCGTTTGCTGATATTGATATCGATTCGAACAATGAAGTTAGTCAGGAAGAATTCAGCAAGTTCAGTCCGAACAGACAGGGAAGAGGTCAGGGGAGAAACCAGGGTCGCAGAAACGGACGAGGCAACGGACAAGGCAACGGACAAGGGCGTCAAAATGCAATGGCACAGAATCAGCCAAGCTTTGAATCTTACGATATAGACAAAGACGGTTTTGTTAGTGAA